A region from the Vicinamibacterales bacterium genome encodes:
- a CDS encoding TldD/PmbA family protein, whose product MLRREFVKTLGATGVALYASDLVGDLIAQSPKARVMESRFKGLSDLALSEARRLGCTYADIRFTRNVNDSVAVRDRIVTDSFGFGAGGMETSAGFGVRVIHSGVWGFASSPFVTEGDIKKITAQATEVAKASAVSKRFEVKLAPVEAYQDYWSVPVQQKPEDVSLDDKIAFLMKINEAALKVPGVIRVQSNMAFDYEWKYLATSEGSYLEQEIWRTSPGFTVTALKNGKAKSRTFSVAPKSAGYEVVLNAKMLENVERIANEAVEHCTAPPAGVGLKDLIMTPAHAMLTIHEIVAHPTELDRVVGYEANYAGTSFVKTSDVGKLMMGSKLFNVTCDRTLEGGMCTVGYDDDGVKSQRWPIIREGRLVDLQTNRETAHYIGQTASKGCTFATSWRNYPFLRMPNVHVEPGPPGSPTPEEIIADTRDGILIDGRGSYSIDQQRFNGQFGGDAFWEVKNGKKTRMLSDVTYNAITTDFWQNLDATSGKESWEMFGTTGDAKGQPVQINHPSHGSPWVRIRRIMVGAAFS is encoded by the coding sequence ATGCTGCGAAGAGAATTCGTCAAGACCCTCGGCGCCACCGGCGTCGCCCTCTACGCCAGCGACCTGGTCGGCGACCTGATCGCTCAGTCGCCGAAGGCGCGCGTCATGGAGTCGCGCTTCAAGGGACTCTCGGACCTCGCCCTGTCGGAGGCCAGGCGCCTCGGCTGCACCTATGCCGACATTCGCTTCACCCGAAACGTCAACGACAGCGTGGCCGTCCGCGACCGCATCGTCACCGACTCGTTCGGCTTCGGCGCCGGCGGCATGGAGACCAGCGCCGGGTTCGGCGTCCGCGTGATTCACAGCGGCGTGTGGGGCTTTGCCAGCAGCCCGTTCGTCACCGAAGGCGACATCAAGAAGATCACGGCCCAAGCCACTGAAGTGGCCAAGGCGAGCGCGGTCAGCAAGCGCTTCGAAGTGAAGCTGGCGCCGGTCGAGGCCTACCAGGACTACTGGTCGGTGCCGGTCCAGCAGAAGCCGGAAGACGTCTCGCTCGACGACAAGATCGCGTTCCTGATGAAGATTAACGAGGCGGCCCTCAAGGTGCCGGGCGTGATCCGCGTGCAGTCGAACATGGCGTTCGACTACGAGTGGAAGTACCTCGCCACCTCGGAGGGCTCCTACCTCGAGCAGGAAATCTGGCGCACGTCGCCCGGGTTCACGGTGACCGCGCTCAAAAACGGCAAGGCCAAGTCGCGCACCTTCTCGGTGGCGCCAAAGTCGGCCGGCTACGAAGTGGTGCTGAACGCCAAGATGCTGGAGAACGTGGAGCGCATCGCCAACGAGGCGGTGGAGCACTGCACGGCGCCTCCCGCCGGCGTCGGCCTCAAGGACCTGATCATGACGCCCGCGCACGCCATGCTCACCATCCACGAAATCGTCGCGCACCCGACCGAGCTCGATCGCGTGGTCGGCTACGAGGCAAATTACGCCGGCACCAGCTTCGTCAAGACCTCGGACGTCGGCAAGCTGATGATGGGTTCGAAGCTGTTCAACGTCACCTGCGATCGCACGCTGGAAGGCGGCATGTGCACGGTGGGCTACGACGATGACGGCGTGAAGTCGCAACGGTGGCCGATCATCCGCGAGGGCCGGCTGGTGGACCTGCAGACCAACCGCGAGACGGCGCACTACATCGGCCAGACCGCGTCGAAGGGCTGCACCTTCGCGACCTCGTGGCGCAACTACCCGTTCCTGCGCATGCCGAACGTGCACGTCGAGCCGGGCCCGCCGGGCTCGCCGACGCCGGAAGAGATCATCGCCGACACCAGGGACGGCATCCTGATCGACGGCCGTGGCAGCTACTCGATCGACCAGCAGCGCTTCAACGGCCAGTTCGGCGGCGACGCGTTCTGGGAAGTGAAGAACGGCAAGAAGACGCGCATGCTGAGCGACGTCACCTACAACGCCATCACCACCGACTTCTGGCAGAACCTGGATGCGACCTCTGGCAAGGAGTCGTGGGAGATGTTCGGCACGACCGGAGACGCCAAGGGGCAGCCGGTGCAGATCAACCATCCGTCGCACGGCTCGCCGTGGGTCCGGATCCGCCGCATCATGGTCGGCGCCGCGTTCTCATGA
- a CDS encoding TldD/PmbA family protein translates to MAYSRDEIKQITDKVLNMCKADAVEVRFSGGERSATRFANSSITANLIEHDQEVQITVRYGQKAASATTHQFDDDSLKRTIDAVQALARRKPDNPELMPLVKPPQTYLEFDAALPSAVNFGPAERARMVKASTDICEKKGVLGAGYIPKFDWVDGSANSEGLFTYFHYADASFILTCRTPDQTGSGWAGTTGVKDIKNIDAEMLTNVAADKAIKSRKPRAIEPGNYTVILEPRPAARYLSLMTNSLNARNAEEGRSFMSGKQRGETRLGEKVFGDNFTLRSEIGNPILRQSPIGQDGLAARSITWVEKGVVKNLFYDRFWANRQKKDPTGTTPNMSLVMEGGTTSVEEMIKSTKRGLLVSFFWYIRPVDQMTLLNTGMTRDGLFLIENGEIVGPVQNFRWNESPAVSFNNISALGPQVPMHTGEAYDNPGTALVPAMKLEDFTMTSISPAV, encoded by the coding sequence ATGGCGTATTCACGAGACGAAATCAAGCAGATCACCGACAAGGTGCTCAACATGTGCAAGGCCGACGCCGTGGAGGTGCGCTTCTCCGGCGGCGAGCGGTCGGCGACGCGCTTTGCCAACTCCAGCATCACGGCCAACCTGATCGAGCACGATCAGGAAGTCCAGATTACGGTCCGGTATGGGCAGAAGGCGGCGAGCGCGACCACGCACCAGTTCGATGATGACTCGCTCAAGCGCACCATTGATGCCGTGCAGGCGCTGGCGCGGCGCAAGCCCGACAACCCTGAGCTGATGCCGCTGGTGAAGCCGCCCCAGACTTACCTGGAGTTCGACGCCGCCCTGCCGTCGGCGGTCAATTTCGGCCCCGCCGAACGCGCCCGGATGGTGAAGGCCAGCACCGACATCTGCGAGAAGAAGGGCGTGCTCGGCGCCGGCTACATTCCCAAGTTCGACTGGGTGGACGGCAGCGCCAATTCCGAGGGCCTGTTTACCTACTTCCACTACGCCGACGCCAGCTTCATCCTGACCTGCCGCACGCCGGACCAGACCGGCTCGGGCTGGGCGGGCACGACCGGCGTGAAAGACATCAAGAACATCGACGCCGAGATGCTCACCAACGTGGCGGCCGACAAGGCCATCAAGTCGCGCAAGCCGCGGGCGATTGAGCCCGGCAACTACACCGTGATCCTCGAACCGCGTCCGGCGGCGCGCTACCTGTCGCTGATGACCAACTCGCTCAATGCCCGCAACGCCGAAGAAGGCCGCAGCTTCATGAGCGGCAAGCAGCGCGGCGAGACCCGCCTGGGCGAGAAGGTGTTTGGCGACAACTTCACGCTGCGCAGCGAGATTGGCAACCCGATTCTGCGCCAGTCGCCGATTGGCCAGGACGGCCTCGCCGCCAGGAGCATTACCTGGGTGGAGAAGGGCGTCGTCAAGAACCTGTTCTACGACCGCTTCTGGGCCAACCGGCAGAAGAAGGACCCGACCGGCACCACGCCCAACATGAGCCTGGTGATGGAGGGCGGCACGACCAGCGTCGAAGAGATGATCAAGAGCACCAAGCGCGGGCTGCTGGTCTCGTTCTTCTGGTACATCCGGCCGGTCGATCAGATGACGCTGCTGAACACGGGCATGACCCGCGATGGCCTGTTCCTGATCGAGAACGGCGAGATCGTCGGGCCGGTGCAGAACTTCCGCTGGAACGAATCGCCGGCGGTGAGCTTCAACAACATCTCGGCGCTCGGCCCGCAGGTGCCGATGCACACCGGCGAGGCCTACGACAACCCGGGCACGGCGCTGGTGCCGGCCATGAAGCTCGAAGATTTCACCATGACGTCCATTTCCCCAGCGGTCTAG
- a CDS encoding TldD/PmbA family protein, with protein MQSRRDFAKTIGLGTIGLSLGPSIFARQSATPFPAVKNPIYRTWSEEALREARRLGCTYADIRFTLNRSNGVAVRNGEIQSGGNIGFGQFGDEDTYGFGVRVIHSGVWGFSSSPNVTPAEIKRVVGLATEVAKASAMAKKFDVRLAPVKAYDTYWQTPIKVDPWSIPLEDKVALLVDVTRTMQKNPDVMFGNAAVNFNYEWKFLATSEGSFIEQVFYYTAAAISATARRDGVVKTRTFDPGTETRGWEFVTDNDLKGNAERVAAEAVEFAMAKPVGSGLKDLILLPNHSALTIHEIIAHPTELDRIVGYEANYAGTSFVKLSDVGKLKYGSKHLNITADRTHPGGASTVGYDDDGVEAQKWPIIRDGILVGLQTNRETAHYMGEATSRGCTFANHWRNYPFLRMPNIQMEPGPKGSPTLEQMIASIEDGVLVDGQGSFSIDQQRYNGQFGGDCFWEIKNGKKTRMVTDFTYNAITTDFWANLEAVGPPEEWKHIGMGGDAKGQPVQSNRPSHGASPILMRKIMVGTAFK; from the coding sequence ATGCAATCTCGACGTGACTTTGCAAAGACCATCGGCCTCGGCACGATTGGCCTCAGTCTTGGGCCGTCGATATTCGCGCGGCAATCCGCCACGCCATTTCCCGCCGTCAAGAACCCGATCTATCGCACCTGGTCCGAAGAGGCGCTGCGCGAAGCCAGGCGCCTGGGCTGCACCTACGCCGACATCCGCTTCACGCTGAACCGCTCCAACGGAGTGGCGGTCCGCAACGGCGAGATCCAGAGCGGCGGCAACATCGGCTTCGGGCAGTTCGGCGACGAAGACACCTACGGGTTCGGCGTCCGCGTGATTCACTCCGGCGTGTGGGGCTTCTCCAGCAGCCCCAACGTGACGCCCGCGGAGATCAAGCGCGTGGTGGGCCTGGCCACCGAGGTCGCCAAGGCCAGCGCCATGGCCAAGAAGTTCGACGTGCGGCTGGCGCCGGTCAAGGCCTACGACACCTACTGGCAGACGCCGATTAAGGTGGATCCGTGGAGCATCCCGCTCGAAGACAAGGTGGCGTTGCTCGTGGACGTCACCCGGACGATGCAGAAGAACCCGGACGTGATGTTCGGGAACGCGGCGGTGAACTTCAACTACGAGTGGAAGTTCCTGGCCACCTCCGAAGGCTCGTTCATCGAGCAGGTCTTCTACTACACCGCGGCCGCGATCAGCGCCACGGCTCGCAGGGACGGCGTGGTCAAGACGCGCACCTTCGACCCCGGCACCGAGACGCGCGGGTGGGAGTTCGTCACCGATAACGACCTGAAGGGTAACGCGGAGCGCGTGGCGGCGGAGGCGGTCGAGTTCGCCATGGCCAAGCCGGTTGGCTCCGGCCTGAAGGACCTCATCCTGCTGCCGAACCACTCGGCCCTGACCATCCACGAGATCATCGCGCACCCCACCGAGCTCGATCGCATTGTCGGTTACGAAGCCAACTATGCGGGCACCAGCTTCGTGAAGCTGAGCGACGTCGGCAAGCTGAAGTACGGCTCGAAGCATCTCAACATCACCGCGGATCGCACGCACCCCGGCGGCGCCTCGACCGTCGGCTACGACGATGACGGGGTCGAGGCGCAGAAGTGGCCGATCATCCGTGACGGCATCCTGGTCGGGCTGCAGACCAACCGCGAGACCGCCCATTACATGGGTGAGGCCACCTCGCGCGGCTGCACGTTCGCGAACCACTGGCGCAACTATCCGTTCCTGCGCATGCCCAACATCCAGATGGAACCGGGGCCGAAGGGCTCGCCGACGCTCGAGCAGATGATTGCCAGCATCGAGGACGGCGTGCTGGTAGACGGCCAGGGCAGCTTCAGCATCGACCAGCAGCGCTACAACGGCCAGTTCGGCGGCGACTGCTTCTGGGAGATCAAGAACGGCAAGAAGACGCGGATGGTGACGGACTTCACCTATAACGCGATTACCACGGACTTCTGGGCCAACCTCGAGGCGGTGGGCCCGCCCGAGGAATGGAAGCACATCGGCATGGGCGGCGACGCGAAAGGGCAGCCGGTGCAGTCGAACCGGCCGTCACACGGCGCCTCGCCGATCCTCATGCGCAAGATCATGGTGGGAACCGCCTTCAAGTAA
- a CDS encoding BatA domain-containing protein, whose translation MAILWLVPAALFGLALAALPIAIHLLVRQQSRRVDFPSLRFLRQSQLAAFRRRTIQDALLLTCRVAIITATVAALAGPVFQTAARSASQAQRVARAVVLEPGAPIADGGDASRGAFVSQAFVRQDLADAVADGQRWLSEQPPAARELVFVGAFRRGQITPHLLQGVAVATGIRFVSTPSVRAPRELLVPVLTVRDGGFAIETRQLRLDDDATSVTDGAVSRVSDDMVRIVAAPADQPLADAALRAALGAGIRWSNPSTRVLVVWTGADESAVQRVQGGAAVIRMERPAPVAAAASAVADAVSRVASASLEAFEPVHVSDEDLRSWSRPPGAPPADARPVDEGDRRWFWLLALALLALEHWLRRASVRQREAVEPPVEARVA comes from the coding sequence ATGGCCATCCTCTGGCTGGTGCCGGCGGCGTTGTTCGGACTGGCCCTGGCGGCGCTGCCGATCGCGATTCACCTGCTGGTGCGGCAACAGAGCCGCAGGGTGGACTTTCCGTCGCTGCGGTTCCTCCGGCAGTCGCAGCTGGCCGCGTTCCGGCGGCGGACCATCCAGGACGCCCTGCTTCTCACCTGCCGCGTCGCCATCATCACTGCCACAGTGGCGGCGCTGGCTGGTCCCGTGTTTCAGACGGCCGCCCGTTCCGCCAGCCAGGCCCAACGCGTGGCCCGAGCGGTGGTCCTCGAGCCAGGCGCGCCGATCGCCGACGGCGGGGACGCCTCCCGCGGCGCGTTCGTGTCGCAGGCGTTCGTCAGGCAGGACCTGGCCGACGCCGTCGCCGATGGCCAGCGATGGCTGAGCGAGCAGCCGCCGGCTGCCCGGGAGTTGGTGTTCGTGGGCGCGTTCCGTCGCGGACAGATCACGCCGCATCTCCTGCAAGGGGTCGCGGTGGCCACGGGCATTCGGTTCGTCTCCACGCCATCCGTACGCGCGCCGCGGGAACTCCTGGTGCCCGTCCTGACCGTCCGGGATGGCGGCTTCGCCATCGAGACCCGGCAACTGCGCCTCGACGACGATGCCACGAGCGTCACGGACGGAGCGGTCAGCCGCGTCAGCGACGACATGGTCCGGATCGTCGCGGCCCCGGCCGACCAGCCGTTGGCGGATGCGGCATTGAGGGCCGCGCTCGGCGCGGGGATCCGCTGGTCCAACCCATCCACCCGCGTGCTGGTGGTGTGGACCGGCGCGGACGAGTCCGCGGTCCAGCGCGTTCAAGGCGGCGCGGCCGTGATCAGGATGGAGCGGCCGGCGCCAGTCGCGGCGGCCGCTTCGGCCGTCGCCGATGCGGTGTCACGGGTCGCCTCGGCGTCGCTTGAGGCATTCGAACCGGTCCACGTCAGTGACGAGGACCTGCGGTCGTGGTCGCGGCCGCCCGGGGCGCCGCCTGCCGATGCGCGGCCGGTGGATGAAGGCGATCGCCGGTGGTTCTGGCTCCTCGCCCTGGCCCTCCTCGCGCTCGAGCATTGGCTCCGTCGTGCATCCGTCCGGCAGCGCGAAGCGGTTGAGCCACCGGTGGAGGCGCGCGTTGCCTGA
- a CDS encoding DUF58 domain-containing protein: MSRPHVVSSSELQSLRDLELVTRKTVDGLRQGLHRSPFHGYSAEFSQYRHYQPGDDLKYVDWKAFARTDRLYTRQFRDTTNLAALFVIDVSRSMDFAGKFDLARQVTAILGTLVLDQGDSAGVLAVDDRPHFVPPRSGHHHLRVFLSQLAQLAPSGHTGFGEALRRAATVMKRRGLVVVVSDCYEEDDSLAQVRRLARMGHDVVVVQVLAREELALDVGGAAEFVDLESGRTLMVQPSAVREGYTAAVRQWLAKVQREVTRDGMDYVRLVTGAPLEPALRRFLMSRRGGG, translated from the coding sequence ATGTCGCGCCCGCACGTCGTGTCCTCGTCGGAACTGCAGTCGCTGCGGGACCTCGAGCTGGTCACGCGCAAGACGGTGGACGGCCTGCGACAGGGGCTGCACCGCAGCCCGTTCCACGGCTACAGCGCCGAGTTCAGCCAATACCGGCACTACCAGCCGGGCGATGACCTCAAGTACGTGGATTGGAAGGCCTTCGCGCGCACCGATCGCCTCTACACCCGGCAGTTCAGGGACACGACGAACCTCGCGGCGCTGTTCGTGATCGACGTCAGCCGCTCGATGGATTTCGCCGGCAAGTTCGACCTGGCCCGGCAGGTGACCGCCATTCTCGGCACGCTCGTGCTCGACCAGGGGGATTCCGCCGGCGTGCTGGCGGTGGACGACCGTCCCCACTTCGTGCCGCCGCGAAGCGGCCACCATCACCTCCGCGTCTTCCTGTCGCAGCTGGCGCAGCTGGCGCCGTCCGGCCACACCGGCTTCGGCGAGGCGCTGCGGCGCGCGGCCACGGTGATGAAGCGGCGCGGCCTCGTGGTCGTGGTGTCGGACTGCTACGAGGAAGACGACTCGCTCGCGCAGGTGCGCCGGCTGGCGCGCATGGGACACGACGTGGTCGTGGTGCAGGTGCTGGCCCGCGAGGAGCTGGCGTTGGATGTCGGCGGCGCCGCGGAGTTCGTCGATCTCGAGAGCGGACGCACGCTGATGGTGCAGCCGTCCGCCGTTCGCGAGGGCTACACCGCCGCCGTGCGGCAGTGGCTGGCGAAGGTGCAGCGCGAGGTGACGCGCGACGGGATGGACTACGTTCGCCTGGTCACGGGCGCGCCGCTCGAGCCGGCGTTGCGGCGGTTCCTGATGTCACGGCGCGGGGGCGGGTGA